Proteins co-encoded in one Mycobacterium mantenii genomic window:
- a CDS encoding SDR family NAD(P)-dependent oxidoreductase — MGEQRLAGRVAVVTGGASGIGKAAALRLCEAGARVMVGDVDEAAAEQLLAEANGAGHSNQVRFRRTDVSVEADVAGLIQAAVNELGDLDIVFNNAGINDTLDPIVDVPVEHWDRVFAVNARGVFLGIKHGARAMLAAGHGGAIVNTSSIDGLSASSGFPSYSAAKAAVINLTRVAAVELAPSRIRVNVICPGGVLTPMLARGDFEGARRWLEKLQPWPEAGLPEDVAAAVEFLASDDARFITGEALTVDGGLMAGGARLVEKIRARVEAQMASER, encoded by the coding sequence ATGGGCGAACAGCGCTTGGCGGGCCGGGTGGCGGTGGTAACGGGTGGAGCCAGCGGGATCGGCAAGGCCGCCGCACTGCGCCTGTGCGAAGCAGGGGCGCGGGTCATGGTGGGCGACGTCGACGAAGCGGCCGCCGAGCAGTTGCTGGCCGAGGCGAACGGGGCCGGGCACTCCAACCAGGTCCGCTTCCGGCGCACGGACGTCTCAGTCGAGGCGGACGTCGCCGGATTGATCCAAGCGGCCGTCAACGAACTCGGCGACCTGGATATCGTGTTCAACAACGCGGGCATCAACGACACTCTGGACCCGATTGTCGACGTCCCCGTCGAGCACTGGGACCGCGTATTCGCCGTCAACGCCCGCGGTGTATTCCTGGGCATCAAGCATGGAGCTCGCGCGATGCTGGCCGCCGGGCACGGGGGCGCGATTGTGAACACGTCTTCGATCGACGGCCTGTCGGCTTCGTCCGGGTTCCCGTCGTATTCGGCGGCAAAGGCTGCGGTCATCAACCTCACCCGGGTAGCGGCCGTGGAGCTGGCACCGTCCCGCATCCGGGTCAACGTGATCTGCCCGGGCGGGGTGTTGACCCCGATGCTTGCCCGTGGCGACTTCGAGGGCGCGCGGAGGTGGCTGGAGAAGCTTCAGCCGTGGCCGGAGGCCGGTCTGCCGGAAGACGTGGCGGCAGCAGTGGAGTTCCTCGCCAGCGACGACGCCCGATTCATTACCGGTGAGGCGCTCACCGTAGACGGCGGATTGATGGCCGGCGGTGCCCGGCTGGTGGAAAAGATCCGGGCTCGGGTCGAGGCGCAGATGGCTTCAGAGAGGTGA
- a CDS encoding amidohydrolase family protein: MKLICIEEHAIDAAIANAARPVLQREAPYMGLQGSPDAIADIRRGDRPSLIELREAIQLANDLSDGRIQNMDEYGIDMQIVSYSSPAQLVPHDEAVTIARAANDRLADAIRANPTRLGGFAALPWQNPNAAVDELDRAAGELGLKGVMIAGRPGDAFLDDAKYAPVLQKLNDLELPLYLHPFYPVPEVQKAYYAGFRPEVSAMFSLGGWGWHHEAGVHVLRLILAGVFEKFPKLQVISGHWGEMVPFYLQRLDDVLLPKLTGLSTTITETYRNHVWVTPSGMFYEPHFEFIRNVIGIDRLIWAVDYPYLSLDGTRKFLENLPITEDEAHKIAHRNAERLFRL, encoded by the coding sequence ATGAAATTAATCTGCATCGAGGAGCACGCCATCGACGCGGCGATCGCGAACGCGGCGCGACCCGTCCTCCAGCGAGAGGCGCCGTACATGGGGCTCCAAGGCTCCCCGGATGCGATCGCCGACATTCGTAGGGGCGACCGACCAAGCCTGATCGAGCTCCGCGAGGCTATCCAGCTGGCCAACGACCTGAGCGACGGCCGCATACAGAACATGGACGAGTATGGCATCGACATGCAAATCGTGTCCTACAGCAGTCCCGCACAACTAGTGCCGCATGACGAGGCAGTGACGATCGCCCGCGCCGCCAACGATCGGCTCGCCGACGCGATCCGTGCGAATCCGACCCGCCTAGGTGGTTTTGCGGCGTTGCCGTGGCAGAACCCGAACGCCGCGGTCGACGAACTCGATCGTGCAGCCGGCGAACTCGGCTTGAAAGGCGTAATGATCGCGGGACGCCCGGGCGACGCGTTTCTGGACGATGCCAAGTATGCGCCGGTTCTGCAGAAGCTGAACGACCTGGAACTGCCGCTCTACCTGCACCCCTTCTACCCAGTGCCCGAAGTTCAAAAGGCCTACTACGCAGGCTTTCGACCCGAAGTGAGTGCCATGTTCTCGCTCGGCGGGTGGGGCTGGCACCACGAGGCAGGTGTGCATGTACTACGCCTGATCCTGGCGGGCGTCTTTGAAAAATTCCCCAAACTGCAAGTGATCAGTGGCCATTGGGGCGAAATGGTGCCGTTCTACTTGCAACGCCTCGATGACGTGTTACTTCCCAAACTCACCGGGTTGTCCACCACAATCACCGAGACCTACCGCAACCACGTATGGGTCACGCCAAGCGGCATGTTCTACGAGCCGCACTTCGAGTTCATCCGCAACGTCATCGGCATCGACCGCCTTATCTGGGCAGTCGATTATCCGTACCTCAGCCTCGATGGCACGCGCAAGTTCTTGGAGAATCTGCCGATCACCGAAGACGAAGCACACAAGATCGCGCACCGAAACGCCGAGCGCCTGTTTCGGCTGTGA
- a CDS encoding iron-containing redox enzyme family protein, producing the protein MTGLPYDGRDRGAPEWTSSISPEEFQAQLVEVIVKTAAEHMKKPFAIPQHYDQTQARLYHATAMKYFSFFAWRFPSWLLEVASRCPYQDVRREIIQDCVDEEVGDEDANGRCHVDVLYDEVEACGIAREDVAATPPSPLIQTCVLALDDLARTLPWEAAYAAIAGLEIMNSKPAVELRMKLMTPEQIESAMSAMSSSLPERLGIPGDDLLFAALHAYKDQFHGGGELELLAKYGCDNRIQQEMLWAAKTGFETFALMVNEIDRLALATVEGALQTVDG; encoded by the coding sequence ATGACCGGACTGCCTTATGACGGCCGGGATCGGGGTGCGCCGGAGTGGACTAGTTCCATCTCCCCGGAGGAATTCCAGGCCCAGCTGGTCGAGGTCATTGTCAAGACGGCCGCAGAGCACATGAAGAAGCCCTTCGCCATTCCCCAGCACTACGACCAGACCCAAGCGCGGCTGTATCACGCGACGGCGATGAAGTACTTTTCCTTTTTTGCGTGGCGCTTCCCGAGCTGGCTGCTCGAGGTTGCGTCACGGTGTCCCTACCAGGATGTGCGCCGCGAGATCATCCAGGATTGCGTCGACGAAGAGGTGGGCGATGAAGACGCCAACGGTCGGTGTCACGTCGATGTTCTCTACGACGAGGTCGAGGCTTGTGGCATCGCACGTGAGGATGTCGCCGCGACCCCGCCCAGCCCGCTGATCCAAACTTGTGTCCTGGCCCTCGACGACCTCGCGCGGACGCTACCTTGGGAGGCCGCCTACGCGGCGATCGCCGGCCTGGAGATCATGAACTCCAAGCCTGCGGTGGAGCTTCGGATGAAGCTGATGACACCCGAGCAGATCGAATCGGCGATGTCCGCGATGTCCTCGTCGTTGCCCGAGCGGCTCGGCATCCCCGGCGACGATTTGCTGTTCGCCGCGTTACACGCGTACAAGGATCAATTCCACGGCGGCGGGGAGCTCGAGTTGTTGGCCAAGTACGGCTGCGACAACCGGATTCAGCAAGAGATGTTGTGGGCTGCAAAGACCGGGTTTGAGACCTTTGCTCTCATGGTCAACGAGATCGACCGGCTCGCTCTCGCGACGGTTGAGGGCGCGCTGCAGACCGTCGACGGCTGA
- a CDS encoding SMP-30/gluconolactonase/LRE family protein, producing MIGALDGQLKHSLTPLADGFCLGKSPSWFEGLLWFSDELNQAVHTVNLLGAMTTLPLPGHAPCGLGFRPDGSLLIASADDRRILRYDGETVVPIADLSGVVSGDLGDMVVDDLGHAYVGCEAARGCGVIVRVDPDDSTTVVADVPGSPAGMVMTPDGRTLIVAEPSSRRLSAFEIDSDGALADRRTFADGLDGSPDGITFDSDGGVWAAIASARQFQRIVAGGLVTDRIDMRDRTPTACTLGGPGCRILFLMSGEEDRPGQRIGRRRGHLDAVTADIPGVALP from the coding sequence ATGATTGGTGCCTTGGATGGCCAGCTGAAGCATAGCTTGACCCCGCTGGCTGACGGTTTCTGCCTGGGTAAAAGTCCGAGCTGGTTCGAAGGTCTGCTGTGGTTTTCCGACGAACTCAATCAGGCGGTGCATACCGTCAACCTGCTTGGCGCTATGACCACTCTCCCACTGCCGGGCCACGCTCCGTGTGGGCTGGGCTTTCGCCCCGACGGCTCGCTGTTGATCGCGTCTGCCGACGATCGCCGAATACTGCGCTATGACGGCGAAACCGTGGTGCCGATCGCTGATCTGAGTGGCGTCGTATCGGGAGATCTCGGCGATATGGTCGTCGATGACCTTGGCCACGCCTACGTTGGCTGCGAGGCGGCACGCGGGTGCGGTGTCATCGTGAGGGTCGATCCGGACGACTCCACAACTGTTGTCGCCGACGTTCCCGGCTCTCCTGCCGGCATGGTCATGACGCCCGACGGACGGACCCTGATCGTGGCCGAGCCGAGCAGCCGACGGTTATCCGCCTTCGAGATCGACAGTGATGGCGCGCTAGCGGACCGACGAACCTTTGCCGATGGGCTCGACGGTTCGCCAGACGGCATCACCTTCGATTCCGACGGTGGCGTCTGGGCGGCGATCGCATCGGCTCGACAGTTTCAGCGGATCGTGGCCGGCGGTCTCGTAACCGACCGAATTGATATGCGAGATCGGACCCCGACCGCGTGCACGCTCGGCGGACCAGGGTGCCGAATTCTCTTCCTGATGTCTGGCGAAGAGGACCGCCCGGGACAACGTATCGGCCGACGACGGGGCCACCTCGACGCGGTGACGGCGGACATACCCGGTGTGGCCCTGCCATAA
- a CDS encoding FAD-binding protein, translating to MMRFAVLVKQIPAFEQMALGPGGRLVRDGTALEMSAYCRRAVSKAVELAASVTGGSVVVFTLGPPSAEDALREAVAWGLERGVEIRGVLLTDPAFAGSDTIATARLLAAAIECEGSFDLILTGKNSLDSDTGQVPPQLAELLDLPFAAGVKTLTLAGHILTVGCEHDDGWIDAEFRIPAVISCAERLCDPAKVPPEGRAAVPAHKIGTIRAAQLGPGPWGAAASLTVVGDVRRLTMQRSHQLDADAPVATQVANAVRSLLDRGALNAATSPEPPVLAPTGGPGPVVAVLAEPGHDALARELCGAATYLAASLSGSTVMVAPHAIDAATAGSWGADRLVHIDGAVAEEDVAAAMAGWARAERPWAILAGSTTAGREIAARLAAAVSAGLTGDAIELDASEGRLIAWKPAFGGLLVAAIAATSPVQMATVRAGVMPRPRLRSHLAEVVSIAATPRNRVNIRVRRQDTPLERLGEADVVIGVGTGVAQQELPRLEAVRELLNAEIGCTRKITDHGWMPHSSQIGITGRSIAPRLYFAIGTSGKFNHMAGVRSAGTVLAINADRMAPVFDHADVGIVADWRDCIDILEEELRQAITTRSAPVEARK from the coding sequence ATGATGCGGTTCGCAGTCCTCGTCAAGCAGATCCCTGCATTCGAGCAGATGGCGCTGGGCCCTGGCGGCCGTTTGGTTCGCGACGGGACTGCCCTGGAGATGAGCGCGTACTGTCGCCGAGCGGTGAGCAAAGCCGTCGAGCTTGCAGCGAGCGTTACCGGCGGGTCCGTCGTCGTCTTCACGCTCGGTCCGCCGTCAGCGGAGGACGCCCTTCGCGAAGCGGTCGCCTGGGGTCTTGAGCGTGGCGTCGAGATCCGGGGCGTCCTTTTGACCGATCCCGCGTTCGCGGGAAGCGACACCATCGCTACGGCAAGGTTGCTGGCTGCGGCTATCGAGTGCGAGGGGTCCTTCGATCTCATACTCACCGGCAAGAACTCGCTTGACTCGGATACCGGACAGGTGCCGCCGCAGCTCGCCGAACTGCTCGATCTGCCATTCGCGGCGGGAGTCAAAACTCTCACCCTAGCGGGGCACATCCTCACCGTCGGCTGCGAACACGACGACGGCTGGATCGACGCCGAGTTTCGCATACCGGCTGTCATTTCTTGCGCAGAGCGCCTGTGCGATCCGGCGAAGGTTCCACCGGAGGGCCGTGCGGCGGTGCCGGCCCACAAGATCGGCACGATTCGCGCTGCGCAGCTTGGGCCCGGACCCTGGGGCGCGGCGGCAAGCCTGACGGTGGTCGGTGACGTCCGGCGGCTGACGATGCAACGAAGCCATCAGCTCGATGCCGACGCCCCGGTCGCGACTCAGGTGGCAAACGCCGTGCGGAGCCTGCTAGACCGGGGCGCGCTCAACGCCGCAACGTCACCGGAACCACCCGTCCTGGCTCCCACCGGCGGGCCCGGCCCGGTCGTGGCCGTCCTCGCCGAGCCTGGCCACGATGCACTCGCTCGGGAACTTTGCGGTGCTGCAACGTACTTGGCCGCATCATTGTCCGGCTCGACGGTTATGGTGGCCCCGCACGCGATCGATGCCGCGACAGCAGGTTCCTGGGGTGCGGACCGGCTCGTGCACATCGACGGGGCGGTAGCGGAGGAGGACGTCGCCGCCGCTATGGCCGGCTGGGCGCGCGCCGAGCGGCCCTGGGCGATCCTGGCCGGCTCAACGACCGCCGGGCGCGAGATCGCAGCCCGACTCGCTGCCGCGGTCAGTGCCGGGCTCACCGGCGACGCCATCGAGCTGGATGCGTCGGAAGGCCGACTGATAGCCTGGAAGCCCGCCTTTGGGGGTCTGCTCGTCGCCGCCATCGCCGCGACGTCACCAGTGCAGATGGCCACGGTTCGCGCTGGTGTAATGCCGCGTCCGCGGCTGCGCAGCCATCTGGCGGAGGTGGTCTCGATCGCTGCCACGCCGCGTAATCGGGTGAACATCCGGGTGCGGCGCCAAGACACCCCCCTCGAGCGCCTCGGCGAGGCCGACGTAGTTATCGGCGTTGGCACCGGGGTCGCACAGCAAGAGCTGCCCCGCCTTGAGGCGGTGCGCGAGTTGCTCAACGCCGAAATTGGCTGCACCCGCAAGATCACCGATCACGGATGGATGCCGCACTCCAGCCAAATCGGAATCACCGGGAGATCGATCGCCCCGCGCTTATATTTCGCCATCGGCACCAGCGGGAAGTTCAACCACATGGCCGGGGTGCGCTCGGCAGGGACCGTGTTAGCGATCAATGCTGACCGAATGGCCCCCGTGTTCGACCACGCCGACGTAGGCATCGTCGCCGACTGGCGTGACTGTATCGACATCTTGGAAGAAGAACTACGACAAGCGATTACAACCCGCTCGGCACCAGTCGAAGCTCGAAAATAA
- a CDS encoding cytochrome P450: MADIDLSTVDLTDLSYWQDGPPHQLFARMRAQPAPHWNALTGVSEPGFWSFTRFADIATISRDPHTFSSARGGVFTTSDGGAVPLEALREILLGMDDPRHGKQRRVVHGVFTPRLVARRETHVRNTVTLLLDDVIEQGRCDFVQDIAVELPLRVIADLLGVPHDDRPKLFEWTNTVSLAQATSNKELGLGAIFEMGAYLTALTAERKANPTDDLVSLLLAAEIDGESLTEDEVTFFFATLMFAGNDTTRNTASGAMRALIEHESERRKLIANPGLVPNAVEEMLRWVCSVVYFARVSQRDTDINGHSVREGDRLVMWYSAGSRDPAVNDDPERFNVTRDKPQHQAFGGGGAHFCIGAALARLELRVLFEELVRRVPDMQIAGPVTRLETNFLNALTSMPVAFTPGKREAVAP, encoded by the coding sequence GTGGCCGACATCGACCTGTCCACGGTCGACCTCACCGACCTCTCGTACTGGCAGGATGGTCCGCCTCACCAGCTCTTCGCGCGGATGCGGGCGCAACCGGCGCCGCATTGGAACGCCCTCACCGGGGTCAGCGAGCCCGGTTTTTGGTCGTTCACACGATTTGCCGACATCGCGACTATCAGTCGCGACCCGCATACGTTCTCGTCAGCTCGCGGGGGCGTGTTCACCACGAGCGACGGCGGCGCGGTGCCGCTCGAAGCGCTGCGCGAGATCCTGCTCGGCATGGACGACCCCCGTCATGGCAAGCAACGCAGGGTCGTGCACGGTGTCTTCACGCCCAGGCTGGTGGCACGACGAGAGACTCATGTCCGCAACACCGTCACGTTGCTGCTCGACGACGTGATCGAGCAGGGCCGGTGTGACTTCGTCCAGGACATCGCCGTCGAGTTGCCACTCCGCGTGATCGCCGACTTGCTCGGTGTTCCCCATGACGACCGCCCGAAGCTTTTCGAATGGACGAATACCGTGTCGCTCGCTCAGGCGACCAGCAATAAAGAGTTGGGACTAGGCGCGATATTCGAGATGGGCGCCTACCTGACTGCACTCACCGCCGAACGAAAGGCCAACCCCACCGACGACCTGGTATCGCTTTTGCTCGCAGCGGAAATCGATGGTGAAAGCCTGACCGAGGATGAGGTGACCTTCTTTTTCGCCACCCTCATGTTCGCCGGCAACGACACCACGCGGAATACCGCCTCCGGCGCCATGCGGGCCTTGATTGAGCACGAAAGCGAGCGGCGAAAGCTGATCGCCAATCCCGGTCTGGTCCCCAACGCGGTCGAGGAGATGTTGCGTTGGGTGTGCTCCGTGGTCTACTTCGCTCGTGTATCGCAGCGTGACACTGACATCAACGGGCACTCGGTTCGCGAGGGCGACCGGTTGGTCATGTGGTACTCGGCCGGGTCCCGCGACCCAGCGGTGAACGACGACCCGGAACGGTTCAATGTCACTCGCGACAAGCCCCAACATCAGGCGTTCGGCGGTGGGGGAGCGCATTTTTGCATAGGCGCCGCGCTTGCTCGGCTGGAACTGCGGGTGCTTTTCGAGGAACTGGTGCGGCGCGTGCCCGACATGCAGATCGCCGGCCCGGTCACACGCCTGGAAACGAACTTCCTGAACGCGCTCACGTCGATGCCGGTCGCCTTTACCCCGGGCAAACGCGAAGCCGTTGCGCCCTAA